One Syntrophales bacterium DNA segment encodes these proteins:
- a CDS encoding CofH family radical SAM protein — MNELNEKIYAEKRISEEEALSLFDWNILELGMAADFRTRLAAPGDVVGFIIDRIINFTNVCEAECNFCAFHARAGQIEPYELTNEGILNKVAELVESGGTQVMLQGGLNPRYALDDLTAMVRAIKNRFPRVTLHSFSPAELVYAARRSGFSVDHVIEVLKEAGLDSVPGASDILVERVRKLVSPRKISVGEWVETMESLHRYGLKSSATMTYGLGETHAERIAHLSVIRGLQDRTGMIRAFIPWSFSPAQTRMENVAAATGMDYLRIVAIARIFLDNVRYIQAGWLTEGMKMAQIALTMGANDMGGVLTEEVVVGATGLKNKTSMDEMIDIIRDAGRIPIQRDSDYRQIRSFA; from the coding sequence ATGAATGAGCTGAATGAAAAGATATATGCGGAAAAGCGGATCAGTGAGGAAGAGGCCTTGAGCCTTTTTGACTGGAATATCCTTGAGTTGGGCATGGCGGCCGACTTCCGGACGCGGCTTGCAGCGCCCGGCGATGTGGTCGGATTCATCATCGATCGGATTATAAATTTTACCAATGTCTGCGAAGCCGAATGCAATTTTTGTGCTTTCCACGCCCGGGCTGGTCAAATAGAGCCTTATGAACTCACGAATGAAGGGATTCTGAACAAAGTTGCAGAACTGGTTGAAAGCGGAGGCACGCAGGTGATGCTGCAGGGGGGGCTCAATCCTCGCTATGCATTGGATGACTTGACCGCGATGGTGCGAGCGATCAAAAACCGTTTCCCCAGGGTGACTCTCCACTCCTTCTCGCCTGCGGAGCTCGTGTACGCCGCCCGCCGTTCGGGATTTTCCGTTGATCATGTTATAGAAGTCCTGAAGGAGGCGGGCCTCGATTCTGTTCCCGGCGCCTCCGACATCCTTGTGGAGAGGGTGCGCAAGCTGGTCAGTCCCCGGAAAATTTCTGTCGGGGAGTGGGTGGAGACAATGGAATCCCTGCATCGTTACGGCCTGAAATCAAGCGCGACGATGACCTACGGGTTGGGAGAAACCCATGCGGAGCGGATCGCGCATCTGAGCGTCATCCGGGGGCTGCAGGATCGTACCGGCATGATTCGGGCTTTTATCCCCTGGTCTTTTTCACCAGCCCAGACGCGGATGGAAAATGTTGCTGCGGCCACCGGAATGGACTACCTGCGGATCGTCGCCATTGCCCGCATTTTTCTCGACAATGTCCGCTATATCCAGGCCGGCTGGCTGACCGAGGGGATGAAAATGGCGCAGATCGCCCTGACGATGGGGGCAAATGACATGGGCGGGGTGCTTACCGAAGAGGTGGTGGTAGGGGCGACGGGGCTGAAAAACAAAACCAGCATGGACGAGATGATCGACATCATCAGGGATGCCGGACGGATTCCCATCCAGAGGGATTCGGATTACCGGCAGATCAGGTCATTTGCATGA
- a CDS encoding menaquinone biosynthesis protein — protein MKLGYIDYLNCYPFYYQMFEREPLAGVEVVPGYPSELNRMMAEEKLDMSPVSAAMYPELADRVLLLPDFCLSSVGYVHSVILSSSMPIEDLDNKRVGLTSASKTSVIILKILLSRYYRIEPRYVPTTPNPSLKDAGVDAALIIGNEAMMGEMAPYTYDLGDLWMRKTGHPVVFAVFAVNKGLLEKNSAVVAAVVDSYRKSLALLAEKRETVIQRAAERYPLVHYDIDAYYRVLKYNFTPSLREAFSFYLQSAAEMGLLKKTAGEAFLRPLKE, from the coding sequence ATGAAACTCGGCTATATAGATTATTTGAACTGCTACCCGTTTTATTATCAGATGTTTGAAAGGGAGCCGCTTGCCGGTGTAGAGGTAGTTCCAGGTTACCCCAGCGAGCTCAACCGGATGATGGCGGAAGAGAAACTGGACATGAGCCCGGTCTCCGCCGCGATGTATCCGGAACTGGCCGACAGGGTATTGCTTTTGCCCGATTTTTGCCTCAGCTCCGTCGGCTATGTCCATTCGGTGATCCTTTCGAGCAGCATGCCGATCGAGGATCTGGATAATAAACGGGTCGGTCTGACCAGCGCTTCCAAGACTTCGGTGATTATTCTGAAAATACTCCTTTCCCGGTATTACCGGATAGAGCCCCGGTATGTTCCGACCACCCCCAATCCCTCGCTTAAAGACGCGGGCGTTGATGCGGCGCTGATTATCGGTAATGAGGCGATGATGGGGGAGATGGCGCCCTATACTTACGATCTGGGGGATTTATGGATGAGGAAAACTGGTCACCCCGTGGTTTTTGCCGTTTTTGCCGTCAATAAAGGGCTGCTGGAGAAAAATTCCGCTGTCGTGGCCGCAGTTGTGGACTCCTACAGAAAATCACTGGCGCTGCTCGCTGAGAAGCGCGAGACGGTGATCCAGAGGGCCGCGGAAAGATACCCGCTGGTTCACTACGATATTGATGCCTACTACCGGGTATTGAAATACAATTTTACCCCTTCTTTGCGGGAGGCGTTTTCCTTTTATCTGCAAAGCGCCGCGGAAATGGGATTGCTTAAGAAAACAGCAGGAGAGGCTTTCCTGAGGCCGTTGAAAGAATAA
- a CDS encoding CofH family radical SAM protein: protein MSANFVSMIKNRELHSIAEKVASDVPVTEADALYMLGTSDILELGVIADYLRRKINGDAAYYEVNMNLNYTNVCELRCPLCAFSRGDKDPDAYTFSLDEIEERVRAANSFGIDEVHIVGGLNPALKIEYFEQMLRRIKAINPEIFIAAFTAVEYDYFARLNGISVEEVLTRFQSAGLGALPGGGAEVFSPRVRKKVAPLKIPGTRWIEVMRIAHSLGLKTNATLLYNHLETPEDIVAHLSKLRALQDETGGFKTFVPLPFHESNTGIRARRSQTTGFGDVRLFAASRIFLANVPHLKALWMYLGDKMAQMLLHFGVDDLGGTYHYEKVVHAAGAKTSNVGSEASLRKLIESSGFRPRRAAANYQERKS from the coding sequence ATGAGTGCAAATTTTGTGAGCATGATAAAAAACAGGGAGCTCCATTCGATCGCCGAAAAGGTGGCGAGTGATGTTCCGGTGACGGAAGCCGATGCCCTTTACATGCTTGGAACCAGCGATATTCTCGAGCTGGGGGTAATTGCCGATTACTTGAGACGGAAGATCAACGGCGATGCCGCCTATTATGAAGTCAACATGAATCTCAATTACACCAATGTCTGCGAATTGCGCTGCCCCTTGTGCGCCTTTTCGCGGGGGGATAAAGACCCGGACGCATACACATTTTCGCTTGATGAGATCGAAGAAAGGGTGCGCGCGGCAAACTCCTTCGGCATCGACGAGGTGCATATTGTGGGCGGGCTGAATCCGGCCCTGAAGATAGAGTATTTCGAGCAGATGCTAAGGCGGATCAAAGCGATTAATCCGGAAATTTTTATCGCGGCATTTACCGCCGTTGAATACGATTATTTTGCGCGCCTTAACGGTATTTCCGTGGAAGAGGTGCTCACACGCTTCCAGAGCGCCGGCTTGGGCGCGCTCCCCGGCGGAGGAGCGGAGGTCTTCTCCCCCCGGGTAAGAAAGAAGGTCGCGCCGTTGAAGATCCCGGGCACGCGCTGGATAGAGGTGATGCGGATTGCCCATTCGCTTGGTCTGAAGACGAATGCGACGCTGCTTTACAACCATCTGGAAACCCCGGAAGATATCGTCGCTCACCTATCCAAGCTCCGCGCCCTTCAGGATGAGACCGGCGGCTTCAAGACCTTTGTCCCGCTCCCCTTTCACGAATCCAACACCGGTATCCGCGCCCGGCGCTCTCAAACCACCGGCTTCGGCGATGTCCGCCTGTTTGCCGCCAGCCGCATTTTTCTTGCCAACGTCCCCCATTTGAAGGCGCTGTGGATGTATCTTGGCGACAAGATGGCGCAGATGCTGCTGCATTTCGGGGTTGATGATCTGGGAGGAACCTATCATTATGAAAAGGTTGTTCATGCCGCCGGGGCAAAGACGTCCAATGTCGGCAGTGAGGCGAGCTTGAGAAAACTTATTGAATCTTCAGGGTTCAGGCCTCGCCGGGCGGCGGCTAACTATCAGGAAAGGAAAAGCTGA